DNA from Rhodopirellula bahusiensis:
GTGAAACATCAGGCCGGAACCAAGAGTTTTCGTCCGAAGCCACCAGGGTGCTTGCTTGCCTGTTCACAAAGCAAGCGAATTGTTCCGTGCTGCGTTGCATTCGCCTGAAGTGACCAGAGGGCGGCTCCCTTGCTCGCCAAGTGCAGTTTCAGTGATTCGTCCATGGCATGCAAAATCCGCGAACAGGTCGCATTTTGGTCTTTGATCGCCAACCATAGAAACAGATCGCAATCACCTGGTGTCATGACCTCCCAACGAGCATCTTCAGACAACTTCCCGATTCCGATTCCGAATTGTTGAAGCTCAGTACGCTCCGCATCGGACAATAGCAAATCGGGCGTTTCGCTGGAGAGCGTTTGATTGAGGAATTCACGGGTCCGGTCGTCACGGTCCAACACGGCGACAATCTTCGTAATGACTTCCGTTTTCCCGGTCACTAGAAATTCCGCCCAACACAGATCCATCTCACCGGGCGACTGAATCGAATCGGGCAGGTACTTCGCTTCACGAAGCTCGTTGGGGGGATCGACAATCAAGTCAATCGCTTGACGCAACGGACCGGATTCCTGGGACCGGATCTCCTGCAATCGTGCATGAGCCTCCGGATAGATCTCCGCAATTCGAACGAACATCAACATGATCGTCGGGTTCTCTTCGAACAATTGTTGCCCGATCGCATAACGCAATGCCATCCAAACTGATTCCGCATCGAAGCGGCGATAGACCCCCGATGTCACCTCAGCAAACTTCGTCGAATCGAGATTGGGTTCGGCTGAACGCTCACTTGAACTCGGGGCAGCGGCTGATTCGTGTGACATGCAGGTATCGGCAGAGAAGGTGCGTTCGGTTCGTTGACCGCCAGGATCGTGATCCCGAGGACTGGGCACCAAGCTTACACAACCCAAAGGGCTGGGGAAGATCACTCTCGCTCGCCGGTGCTTTCATCGGGTCCTAAAGGTCTCGGGGCTTCCGCCCCGAGCTAAGAAAGACGGCCCCGTCCGGGGCGAGGATGGCCGCCTGATGCTCCTCCGTTCCGTGCCCCGTCATCGCCTCCACGGCCCCGATTTTGAAATTTCCAATTTACAATTTCACTTTTTCAATCCATCCCCCGTCGCTTCCCGCCACCTGCCGCCGCTCCGCGGCTTGCCGAGCGAGGTCACGACACCCAAGACCTCGGGTTGAAAACCCGAGGCTGGCAACTGTCACCGCTCCGCGGTTGTTCGATCACCCCGGAAACACAACCAGTCGCGGAGCGACGGAAGCCGAAAGCCTTGGGTTTTCAACCCAAGGTCACACGCCAACGACACGCATCTCTTGAGTCGCGGAGCGACGACAGTTGGTTGCCGCCTCAATATCGAACGCTCGGCGCATCCTCGCACGATGAGCTCCCAAGCCCATCAAAATGGAAACCCGAGGCTTGTTCGTCAGCTTTTCATCGTCTTGGGTTGCGTCGTTGTTCCTATGCGAACAGCGATTGAAAGGTCAGCCATCGTGCGGTCAAAAGCGTGAGTACAAGGCAGCACCACCAGGTTGCTTTTCGGGCCAACGGTTTCTGACGCAGGTAGAACAGCAGGGCAAGAGACATGCTGGTGATCAAGATTTTGAACACTGCCAGGGTATAAGGGTTTTCGATCAGGCGACTGCCAACCGGATTCAGCTCTCGCATGGTTCCCGATTGGTGAGCGATCAAGGTCCACGCGAGATCAATGCCGGACATCAGCCCAATGATGACCAGTGAGATCACGAGTTTCTTGCGAACATTGGGTGTGTCCGTTGGTTCTTCGGTCGAGGAGAAAATCTGCGACGCTTCCGCCATCAGATGCCCAACCGCGAAGACGACGAGGACCAGCGCCAACATGGTCATGGGGTAGTTGAGCCGCGCGATCAAAAGATTGGCAGCCTGGACGGAAGCGTTCTGGGCTTCCGCTTCGTTGACCAAAGCGACGGCTTGCTCGGCTCGATCTCGAAAGCTGGGGCTGGGTTCAAAGTTGACGATCGTGGATGCCCATCGCTCGTCATAACCAGAACTGGCTGCCTGCTTGGGAACGTCCGTGCTGTAAGCTTCGCCTTTCGATTTGGCGATCAGTGCTTCCAATAGTTCATGGCCGCTCTGATCGTGCCAAAGCTGCCAGGGCGGTTGTCCTTGGTCGAGAACGTGAATGGCTCCCCAATCCAGCATTTGTAGGCTTTGAAGTAGACGGCGAACCGCCAGCGCGTCTTTCTCAAGCGGATCGCTTTCCGTCACGTTTCCATTCACTCTTGGACCGCCACGGAACCGTTCGTTTTGCGTTTCGAATCCGTCGTCCCAACCGCGAGGACCACCACCGCCACGGCGTCCTCCTCCTGGTCCTCGCCCCATTCCTCGACCGCGTTCTTCGCGGCCGCGCTGCTGGGCTAACTGCGAAAGATCGAAATAGTCGGCGCCATAGGAGACGCCATTGATCACGATGGATCGTTCATCGGCGGAGACATCGATCGAGTACGGAGTCTCCACATAGACACCATCGATCAGCAAGGAACCTTGATCGGTCTCAAGTGGTTTCAGGCCGCCGGAGCCTCGGTTTCCCGGTTGTGCCAATGCATTCGTTGAGAAACAGACGGCGAAAACGATTGCGTAGAGAAGGGGATGAGAAGTCATATTCAATGGGGCAATCGAGAAGCGTGCGAAGTTCATCTCGTCCGCGATGTCATTCGACAGGCGCGCGATTCACTCACGCTCGCCAACAACGATGCGAGAAAAGAGGAGGGGATATGCTGGCTATGTCTGTGAACACCGAAAGTGGACCGAAGTTGCGTTTTGCCTAGCAAAAACGTTTTCAACGTGAGAACGATCCAATGCCCACTTGAAAACACGCCGGTTTTCAACAGGCAGCACGGGAGCCGTCCCGGATTTTTCTCGCCGTTTTGTCTGTGACCAACTTTTCAGACGTTCGACCGAGTGAGAAA
Protein-coding regions in this window:
- a CDS encoding DUF5658 family protein; protein product: MTSHPLLYAIVFAVCFSTNALAQPGNRGSGGLKPLETDQGSLLIDGVYVETPYSIDVSADERSIVINGVSYGADYFDLSQLAQQRGREERGRGMGRGPGGGRRGGGGPRGWDDGFETQNERFRGGPRVNGNVTESDPLEKDALAVRRLLQSLQMLDWGAIHVLDQGQPPWQLWHDQSGHELLEALIAKSKGEAYSTDVPKQAASSGYDERWASTIVNFEPSPSFRDRAEQAVALVNEAEAQNASVQAANLLIARLNYPMTMLALVLVVFAVGHLMAEASQIFSSTEEPTDTPNVRKKLVISLVIIGLMSGIDLAWTLIAHQSGTMRELNPVGSRLIENPYTLAVFKILITSMSLALLFYLRQKPLARKATWWCCLVLTLLTARWLTFQSLFA